Proteins found in one Arthrobacter sp. U41 genomic segment:
- the cpaB gene encoding Flp pilus assembly protein CpaB, whose amino-acid sequence MALLLCLAAGLTVQQLTPAPADTVPAFAAARDLPAGKMLGPDDLTVLSVPRSLVPAGSYGSTDSLQGTQLAVALRKGQLLSDSQLLGPGLLAGSPPGSAAVPLRMADPASIQLLSPGQLVNVVMTNGNGFDQPATSHVLAAAVPVLWTSGQASEAGQWLAAGETEGLMVVAADAEQARRLAGASNQGKLYFVLVGAAHG is encoded by the coding sequence GTGGCTTTGCTGCTCTGCCTCGCGGCCGGCCTCACGGTTCAACAGCTGACACCGGCCCCTGCCGACACCGTCCCAGCCTTCGCCGCGGCACGGGACCTTCCGGCCGGGAAAATGCTCGGCCCGGACGATCTGACGGTTCTGAGCGTTCCCCGCAGCCTCGTCCCCGCCGGCAGCTATGGCAGCACTGATTCTTTGCAGGGCACGCAGCTTGCCGTGGCCCTTCGCAAGGGCCAGTTGCTCTCTGACTCCCAGCTCCTTGGGCCCGGGCTGCTGGCGGGAAGCCCGCCGGGGTCTGCCGCCGTGCCACTGCGGATGGCAGATCCGGCCTCAATCCAGTTGCTCTCCCCCGGTCAGCTCGTCAACGTTGTGATGACCAACGGTAACGGCTTTGACCAGCCGGCGACCTCGCACGTGCTCGCCGCCGCGGTGCCGGTGCTGTGGACCTCCGGGCAGGCCAGCGAGGCCGGCCAATGGCTGGCGGCCGGGGAAACCGAGGGACTCATGGTTGTGGCTGCCGATGCCGAGCAGGCACGCCGTCTGGCAGGCGCTTCCAACCAGGGAAAGCTGTACTTCGTCCTGGTGGGGGCCGCTCATGGCTAA
- a CDS encoding 5-formyltetrahydrofolate cyclo-ligase, whose translation MASKQEIRAGHRARRAALTQADLESAGAGIAMHGLAWASGLTGGNAGTFAAYLGVGSEPPTLPLLAALHGAGHRILLPACETGLGLSWVYWTPASEYARSRYAPIQEPAGERHDTNVMRNADGIFLPATAVDASGNRIGQGGGYYDKFLAALSAVIPSGTRASDGGPLPSLPTAAVVYDGEVLPAGSIPAESFDRKVAAALTPGGLLRLQP comes from the coding sequence ATGGCGTCGAAGCAAGAGATCCGGGCCGGACACCGGGCCAGGCGTGCCGCATTGACGCAGGCGGATCTGGAAAGCGCCGGAGCCGGCATTGCCATGCACGGGCTCGCCTGGGCTTCGGGCCTGACCGGCGGCAACGCAGGCACTTTCGCCGCCTACCTTGGTGTGGGTTCCGAGCCGCCCACCCTTCCCCTGCTGGCAGCATTGCACGGCGCGGGGCACCGCATCCTGCTGCCGGCCTGCGAAACAGGGCTGGGGCTGAGCTGGGTGTACTGGACGCCGGCCTCAGAATACGCCCGGAGCCGCTACGCACCGATCCAGGAGCCCGCCGGGGAACGCCACGACACAAACGTCATGCGGAACGCCGACGGCATCTTCCTGCCTGCCACCGCCGTCGACGCGTCCGGCAACCGGATCGGCCAAGGCGGCGGCTACTACGACAAGTTCCTGGCCGCCCTGTCCGCCGTCATCCCCTCCGGGACCCGGGCGTCCGACGGCGGGCCGCTGCCTTCGCTGCCGACCGCCGCCGTCGTGTACGACGGCGAGGTGCTTCCCGCCGGCAGCATCCCGGCAGAGTCCTTCGACCGGAAGGTGGCCGCCGCCCTGACCCCGGGCGGTTTGCTCCGGTTGCAGCCCTAG
- a CDS encoding GNAT family N-acetyltransferase: MGGGFSWPVTLESGDLVLRPIRYRDRKEWTELRSRNSEWLAPWEASNPVPGGGLPDYRQMVRSLKSQAALATALPFVITAWTPGFREPVIVGQLTVSSIVWGSAMMATLGYWVDKDRAGQGIAPTAVALVTDYCFQTLGLHRMEINIRPENGPSLRVVEKLGFRDEGYRPRFLHINGEWSDHRSFALTAEEVPGGLLARWQQTGPA, from the coding sequence GTGGGGGGCGGCTTCAGCTGGCCGGTCACGCTGGAAAGCGGCGACCTCGTGTTGCGCCCGATCCGGTACCGGGACCGCAAGGAGTGGACCGAGCTCCGCTCCCGTAACAGTGAGTGGCTGGCCCCCTGGGAAGCGTCGAACCCCGTTCCCGGGGGCGGACTTCCCGACTACCGCCAGATGGTGCGGTCCCTCAAGTCCCAGGCCGCCCTGGCGACAGCCCTGCCGTTTGTGATCACTGCCTGGACGCCAGGCTTCCGGGAACCGGTGATTGTGGGACAGCTGACTGTGTCCTCCATTGTGTGGGGCTCGGCGATGATGGCCACGCTGGGTTACTGGGTGGACAAGGACCGCGCGGGCCAGGGCATAGCCCCGACTGCCGTGGCGTTGGTGACGGACTATTGCTTCCAGACCCTCGGGCTGCACCGGATGGAGATTAACATCCGTCCGGAAAACGGTCCCAGCCTGCGGGTGGTCGAAAAGCTCGGCTTCCGCGACGAGGGATACCGGCCGCGATTCCTGCATATCAACGGCGAATGGTCCGATCACCGGAGCTTCGCGCTGACCGCGGAGGAAGTGCCGGGAGGACTGCTGGCACGCTGGCAACAGACCGGGCCGGCGTAA
- a CDS encoding PTS sugar transporter subunit IIA gives MAEPLDRYDAELTTPDMVILEMDATDKFDAATQLAERMHAAGRISDLEGFLRHVNAREHQLATGLPGGIGLPHARSEFVSRTSIAVGITKYGRALDFGAADGPATVVLLIATPASSFSEHLEVLATLARSLSKESFRESLRRAYDAEVIAELINSSLVFFDH, from the coding sequence TTGGCGGAACCACTGGACCGGTATGACGCCGAGCTCACCACCCCCGACATGGTGATCCTCGAGATGGACGCCACCGACAAGTTCGACGCCGCCACCCAGTTGGCGGAACGGATGCATGCCGCCGGACGCATTTCGGATCTTGAGGGTTTCCTCAGGCACGTCAACGCCCGGGAACACCAGCTGGCCACCGGCCTGCCGGGCGGCATCGGCCTGCCCCACGCGCGCAGTGAATTCGTCTCCCGGACCTCGATCGCCGTCGGTATCACGAAGTACGGCAGGGCGCTGGACTTCGGCGCCGCCGACGGGCCCGCCACGGTGGTCCTCCTGATCGCGACCCCGGCCAGCTCCTTCTCCGAGCACCTCGAAGTCCTGGCCACCCTCGCCCGGTCATTGTCGAAGGAATCGTTCCGCGAATCGCTCCGCCGTGCCTACGACGCCGAAGTGATCGCGGAACTCATCAACTCCAGCCTGGTCTTCTTCGACCACTAG
- the guaA gene encoding glutamine-hydrolyzing GMP synthase encodes MTTPTASQTSHKPVLVVDYGAQYAQLIARRVREANVYSEVVPHTYSTEQLLAKNPAAIILSGGPASVYAEGAPSVGAELFEAGVPVFGICYGFQAMANALGGKVAQTGLREYGATETTTLGEGRSILNGMPQHQSTWMSHGDSVHEAPEGFEVLATTAGAEVAAFANEEKRLYGVQWHPEVKHSAYGQQVLENFLFKGAGLEPNWTAGNILEEQVDRIREQIGDARVICGLSGGVDSAVAAALVQRAVGDQLTCVFVDHGLLREGEAEQVERDFVAATGVKLYVANEQERFQSALAGVSDPETKRKIIGREFIRAFEEAELAIIAEAAAHGEKIKFLVQGTLYPDVVESGGGEGAANIKSHHNVGGLPEDLQFELVEPLRALFKDEVRAVGAQLGLPQEIVGRQPFPGPGLGIRIVGEVTKERLDLLRKADAIARAELTAAGLDKEVWQMPVVLLADVRSVGVQGDGRTYGHPIVLRPVSSEDAMTADWSRLPYDLLARISNRITNEVDGVNRVVLDVTSKPPGTIEWE; translated from the coding sequence GTGACTACTCCCACTGCATCCCAGACCTCCCACAAGCCCGTGCTGGTTGTTGACTACGGTGCCCAGTACGCGCAGCTGATCGCCCGCCGCGTCCGGGAAGCGAATGTGTATTCGGAAGTGGTTCCGCATACCTACAGCACCGAGCAACTGCTGGCCAAGAATCCCGCCGCGATCATTCTCTCCGGCGGCCCCGCGAGCGTCTACGCCGAAGGTGCCCCCAGTGTCGGCGCGGAGCTGTTCGAAGCAGGGGTGCCGGTCTTCGGTATCTGCTACGGCTTCCAGGCCATGGCCAACGCCTTGGGCGGCAAGGTGGCCCAGACCGGGCTCCGCGAGTACGGTGCCACCGAGACCACCACCCTCGGCGAAGGCCGCTCCATCCTGAACGGCATGCCCCAGCACCAGAGCACCTGGATGAGCCACGGCGACTCGGTGCACGAGGCCCCGGAAGGCTTTGAGGTCCTCGCGACGACGGCCGGAGCCGAGGTGGCCGCCTTCGCCAATGAGGAGAAACGCCTCTACGGCGTGCAGTGGCACCCCGAGGTCAAGCACTCGGCCTACGGCCAGCAGGTGCTGGAGAACTTCCTGTTCAAGGGCGCCGGACTGGAACCGAACTGGACCGCGGGCAACATCCTCGAGGAGCAGGTCGACCGGATCCGCGAACAGATCGGCGATGCCCGGGTCATTTGCGGCCTGTCCGGCGGCGTTGACTCCGCCGTCGCCGCCGCCCTCGTCCAGCGCGCCGTCGGCGACCAGCTGACCTGTGTCTTCGTCGACCACGGACTGCTGCGCGAAGGCGAAGCCGAACAGGTCGAACGCGACTTCGTGGCCGCCACCGGCGTCAAGCTCTACGTCGCCAACGAGCAGGAGCGCTTCCAGTCGGCCCTGGCCGGCGTCAGCGACCCGGAGACCAAACGCAAGATCATCGGCCGCGAATTCATCCGCGCCTTCGAGGAAGCGGAGTTGGCGATCATCGCCGAGGCGGCCGCCCACGGCGAAAAGATCAAGTTCCTCGTGCAGGGCACCCTGTACCCGGACGTCGTCGAATCCGGCGGCGGCGAAGGTGCCGCGAACATCAAGAGCCACCACAACGTGGGAGGCCTGCCCGAAGACCTGCAGTTCGAACTCGTCGAACCGCTTCGCGCCCTGTTCAAGGACGAGGTCCGTGCCGTCGGCGCCCAGCTTGGCCTGCCGCAGGAAATTGTGGGACGCCAGCCGTTCCCCGGACCGGGCCTTGGCATCCGGATCGTCGGCGAAGTCACCAAGGAGCGGCTGGACCTGCTGCGCAAGGCGGACGCCATTGCGCGGGCGGAACTGACCGCTGCCGGACTGGACAAAGAGGTCTGGCAGATGCCGGTCGTCCTGCTGGCCGATGTCCGCAGCGTCGGGGTCCAGGGCGATGGCCGCACCTACGGCCACCCGATCGTTTTGCGCCCGGTCTCCTCCGAGGATGCCATGACCGCGGACTGGTCGAGGCTGCCCTACGATCTGCTGGCCAGGATCTCCAACCGCATCACCAACGAGGTGGACGGCGTGAACCGCGTGGTGCTCGACGTGACCAGCAAGCCGCCGGGAACCATCGAATGGGAATAG
- the galU gene encoding UTP--glucose-1-phosphate uridylyltransferase GalU, which produces MTTPNAPVRKAVIPAAGLGTRFLPATKAMPKEMLPVVDKPAIQYVVEEAVKVGLNDILMITGRSKRALEDHFDRVPTLEATLAAKGDIAKLESIQAASNLGDIHYVRQGDPMGLGHAVLRAKQHVGYEPFAVLLGDDLIDARDDLLSTMIEVQAKTGGSVIALIEVEPSEISAYGCADIEPIGGEDYVRIKHLVEKPDVEDAPSNLAIIGRYVLHPAVFEVLERTEPGRGGEIQLTDALQELAAGDGEGYGVYGVVFRGRRYDTGDKLSYLKACVQLACDSDDLGPGLREWLPGFASSLAPSLTK; this is translated from the coding sequence GTGACTACACCTAACGCCCCCGTCCGCAAGGCCGTCATTCCCGCAGCCGGCCTCGGAACCAGGTTCCTCCCGGCCACGAAGGCCATGCCCAAGGAAATGCTGCCCGTCGTTGACAAGCCCGCCATCCAGTATGTCGTGGAGGAAGCCGTCAAAGTCGGGCTGAACGACATCTTGATGATCACCGGGCGCAGCAAGCGCGCGCTGGAGGACCATTTCGACCGCGTCCCCACCCTGGAAGCCACGCTTGCGGCCAAGGGCGACATTGCCAAGCTCGAGTCCATCCAGGCTGCCAGCAATCTTGGTGACATCCACTACGTGCGCCAGGGCGATCCGATGGGCCTGGGCCACGCCGTCCTCCGTGCAAAGCAGCACGTGGGTTATGAGCCGTTTGCGGTCCTGCTGGGCGATGACCTGATCGACGCCCGTGACGACCTGCTGAGCACCATGATCGAGGTTCAGGCGAAAACCGGCGGATCAGTGATTGCACTGATTGAGGTAGAGCCCTCCGAGATCAGTGCCTACGGCTGCGCCGACATCGAACCGATCGGCGGCGAAGACTACGTCCGGATCAAGCACCTGGTCGAGAAGCCTGACGTCGAGGATGCCCCGTCCAACCTGGCCATTATCGGCCGTTATGTCCTGCACCCGGCGGTCTTCGAAGTCCTCGAACGCACCGAACCCGGGCGGGGCGGCGAGATTCAGCTCACCGACGCGCTGCAGGAGCTGGCAGCCGGTGACGGCGAAGGCTATGGCGTGTACGGCGTGGTCTTCCGCGGCCGCCGCTACGATACCGGCGACAAGCTCAGCTACCTTAAGGCCTGTGTCCAGCTTGCCTGCGACAGTGACGACCTGGGTCCCGGACTGCGGGAGTGGCTGCCGGGCTTCGCTTCGAGTCTCGCTCCAAGCCTGACCAAGTAG
- a CDS encoding SURF1 family protein gives MLKTALKPRWIAGLVFAIVVSGVFVLLSQWQFGRSSQPEVTVATTTEEPKPLTTVLQPGNFFPGTVADQIVTATGSYDPQKQVLVPGRLNDGATGYWIISALAVNDAPVLTGAGASPQTWIPVARGWVADPADAAAPPSGIIELTGRLLPSEAPLTDTDAGPGRASAVSVAELINVWEISSYPGFVAASSELAGGSDVSAAASGGAIKPLDVGPQPPAAKVNWLNLFYAAEWVVFAGFALFIWWRLVKDDYRRGLEDALDEEQEAAAQHVPEPGPKEPHPSEPKVQS, from the coding sequence GTGCTGAAAACTGCCCTCAAACCCCGCTGGATCGCCGGACTGGTGTTCGCGATCGTCGTTTCCGGGGTGTTTGTCCTGCTCAGCCAGTGGCAGTTCGGCCGCTCGAGCCAGCCCGAGGTGACGGTCGCCACCACGACCGAGGAGCCCAAACCGCTCACCACGGTGCTCCAACCCGGGAACTTCTTCCCGGGGACGGTGGCCGACCAGATCGTGACCGCCACCGGCAGCTACGATCCGCAGAAGCAGGTCCTGGTCCCGGGCCGCCTGAACGACGGCGCCACCGGCTACTGGATTATCTCGGCCCTGGCCGTCAACGACGCCCCGGTCCTCACCGGAGCGGGCGCCTCACCGCAGACGTGGATCCCCGTCGCCCGCGGCTGGGTCGCGGACCCCGCGGACGCCGCCGCCCCGCCGTCGGGCATCATTGAACTGACCGGGCGGCTGCTGCCGTCCGAAGCCCCGCTGACCGACACCGACGCCGGTCCCGGACGGGCCAGCGCCGTCTCCGTGGCGGAACTCATCAATGTCTGGGAAATCAGCAGCTACCCCGGCTTTGTTGCCGCGAGCTCCGAGCTTGCCGGCGGCAGCGATGTCAGTGCCGCCGCGTCCGGCGGCGCGATTAAGCCGCTGGACGTCGGGCCCCAGCCACCCGCCGCGAAGGTCAACTGGCTGAACCTCTTCTACGCCGCGGAATGGGTCGTGTTCGCCGGCTTCGCCCTGTTCATCTGGTGGCGCCTGGTCAAGGACGACTACCGCCGCGGGCTCGAGGACGCCCTCGACGAGGAGCAGGAAGCCGCGGCGCAGCACGTCCCGGAACCTGGCCCCAAAGAACCGCACCCCTCCGAACCGAAAGTGCAATCATGA
- a CDS encoding DUF3817 domain-containing protein, producing the protein MIEPQPAVQPQQSNATGSAGGKKRRFGGTEAQIRSALKFYKVLAYMTGAMLLLLCAELVARYAFGQYLFAGGTNAVTGEPFGLGFADAEPPGVIGGVNLSVAVLIVHGWMYVVYLMSNFRLWSLMRWPFAKMIILALGGVVPFLSFFVEKKFHAEVEAELAANPQAPRRY; encoded by the coding sequence ATGATCGAGCCCCAGCCTGCCGTCCAGCCGCAGCAGTCCAACGCAACCGGAAGCGCAGGCGGTAAGAAGCGGCGCTTTGGCGGAACCGAGGCCCAGATCCGTTCGGCGTTGAAGTTCTACAAGGTGCTTGCGTACATGACCGGCGCCATGCTGCTCCTGCTCTGCGCCGAACTGGTCGCCCGGTACGCCTTCGGCCAGTACCTCTTCGCCGGCGGGACCAACGCCGTCACCGGTGAACCGTTCGGCCTCGGCTTCGCCGACGCCGAGCCGCCGGGGGTCATCGGCGGCGTGAACCTTTCCGTCGCGGTCCTGATCGTGCACGGCTGGATGTACGTGGTGTACCTCATGTCCAACTTCCGCCTCTGGTCGCTGATGCGCTGGCCGTTCGCGAAGATGATCATCCTGGCGCTCGGCGGCGTGGTGCCGTTCCTGTCCTTTTTCGTGGAGAAGAAGTTCCACGCCGAGGTGGAGGCCGAACTGGCCGCCAACCCGCAGGCCCCCCGGCGCTACTGA
- a CDS encoding AAA family ATPase has product MSVGQGLPEGSEELRKWLSGLKPVTGADTMLRFTKTPEGSIDLTHAHPSGLAQLMAGRRTRLSTLIRDHQQYVVAARASRNLRSKIFELTNDRGIDAGYFSAGTVVWTSAVGGKPQRVSAPVMLTAISLTVRPGEDDYELQLTEQAKINPALIRHLKTIHGIVFDVNAVTRMAYSTARFDPQPVLDRLGTLIQPIHGAEVEHNLLVSTFADLSGSLEDPWINESHPLVAALGRAAGGGAVVVPELKAGRFPSTDERDPADELLLLDADTDQQYVVDAVRAGDSLVVSSPPGTGQSQTAINTIGALVDQGKTVLVVGDRRASLGEISAQLDTLGLDSTLFQLAGNSTPLQLKGQLVRAIVRNEKSLEPQLSNLHTTLIEHRHALRDHVASLHNVRQRWGCSPYEAMQSLAELTSIQPAPATTVRLKRSVLDSIRDREELAGRLRRAAELGSFSRASTTSPWHGARLLTRKETQEAQQVARSVAGKLPQLRELMNGVAEHAEIRLGRTFAEWGDQVELLVAVRESLDKFTADIFDRPVHDLISATAASSWRRERNIEMPSMQRSRLRRVAKEYVRPGVHIADLHSSLVLVQEQRAAWSDYATTQRHPAVPSGLGEIIALYRELEGELAELGQAVRHTAAGGELHGTPYEELMERLARLVADTGTLETLPERTLLVENMREHGLGELLADLAEREVPAESVAAELELAWWQSALEAMISGDDYLAMSDGDALRQLEAEYRLADNAHIASGAARLRWKLAERWRAALAEYPRQAELLRSLLKDGRVTLSALTGQAAELLPMLVPVWSVSPYLMTAVLPVEQRFDAVVILDAEATSLQAVLPAIARAKQVIAFGDDRIASPRTFTVGVERLAAGESSHQGVESAYKALAAVLPVWNLRTVYRAVDEDLVRQLSKGFYDGGLRRLPEGQSATGLDRALSVEYLPDGTGLPSADQDGVESVVAEVNRAVELVFEHARLRPRTSLAVVTGSLRHAARIGESIRLQLPNYPLLASFFTAGDESFRVVDLERAQGLVRDHIIFSPGYGRTPHGRALHNLGPLSADGGRAKFALAMTRARRSLHVLSCFRPEDLDVTRLSHGAVDFYELLDREIAGNTDLGSPASRAAASEQALGADPLVADLGDRLRARGARVWHQYDGVLNMVAAADPLSTIGQDDAEIPRPVAIESDGTEQYRRLTVRERSRLRPQLLERLGWRYMPLWTIEVFTDPSACADRIGGYLGLEKPAVTHRKPASPGFFDDDVENLVSEAQASEGRAPSGRPDSAQQNRTDQGSKEAGGMYTDSDSRDNGEAQNNGEAQSNGEAQEGGRNGAPQTAAPAAVAAGVLPNKAAEDDPRRWGDEPGGYDHDSWLEEQKPPHWG; this is encoded by the coding sequence GTGTCAGTTGGTCAAGGCCTCCCCGAGGGCTCCGAGGAGCTCAGGAAATGGCTGTCGGGACTCAAACCCGTCACCGGAGCGGACACCATGCTCCGCTTCACCAAGACGCCTGAGGGCTCGATCGACCTGACCCATGCCCATCCTTCCGGCCTGGCGCAGTTGATGGCGGGCCGGCGCACCCGGCTCTCCACCCTGATCCGTGACCACCAGCAGTATGTTGTCGCCGCGCGGGCATCCCGCAATCTGCGCTCCAAAATCTTCGAACTCACCAATGACCGCGGTATCGACGCGGGATACTTCTCCGCGGGCACGGTCGTCTGGACGTCCGCCGTCGGAGGCAAGCCGCAGCGCGTCTCAGCCCCCGTCATGCTGACCGCCATCTCCCTTACGGTCCGCCCGGGCGAGGACGACTACGAACTCCAGTTGACCGAACAGGCCAAGATCAACCCTGCCCTGATCCGGCACCTGAAGACCATCCACGGGATCGTCTTCGACGTCAACGCCGTCACCCGCATGGCATACAGCACCGCCCGATTTGATCCGCAGCCGGTCCTCGACCGTCTGGGCACCCTGATCCAGCCGATCCACGGCGCCGAGGTCGAACACAACCTTCTGGTCTCCACCTTCGCGGACCTCTCCGGCAGCCTCGAGGATCCGTGGATCAACGAGAGCCATCCCCTGGTCGCGGCGCTGGGGCGTGCCGCCGGTGGCGGGGCGGTGGTGGTTCCCGAGCTCAAGGCCGGGCGCTTCCCGAGCACCGATGAGCGGGATCCGGCCGATGAACTGCTGCTGCTCGACGCCGACACCGACCAGCAGTACGTCGTCGACGCCGTCCGCGCCGGGGACTCGCTCGTGGTCAGCAGCCCGCCGGGCACCGGCCAGAGCCAGACCGCCATCAACACCATCGGCGCCCTCGTCGACCAGGGCAAGACCGTCCTGGTCGTGGGGGACCGGCGCGCCAGCCTGGGCGAGATCTCCGCGCAGCTGGACACGCTCGGGCTGGACTCCACCCTGTTCCAGCTCGCCGGCAACTCCACTCCGCTGCAGCTGAAGGGCCAGCTGGTCCGGGCGATCGTGCGCAACGAGAAATCCCTCGAGCCCCAGCTCAGCAATCTGCACACCACTTTGATCGAGCACCGCCACGCCCTGCGGGACCACGTCGCCTCACTGCACAACGTCCGCCAACGCTGGGGCTGCTCGCCTTACGAGGCCATGCAGTCGCTGGCCGAGCTGACTTCCATCCAGCCTGCCCCGGCCACAACCGTCCGGCTCAAGCGCAGCGTGCTGGACAGTATCCGGGACCGCGAGGAACTGGCCGGCAGGCTCCGCCGGGCGGCGGAACTGGGAAGCTTCAGCCGGGCCTCGACGACGAGCCCCTGGCACGGGGCGCGGCTCCTGACCCGCAAGGAAACCCAGGAAGCCCAGCAGGTTGCCCGCTCCGTGGCGGGGAAGCTGCCGCAACTGCGCGAGCTGATGAACGGCGTCGCCGAACACGCCGAGATCCGCCTCGGCCGCACCTTTGCCGAGTGGGGGGATCAGGTTGAGCTGCTGGTCGCGGTGCGCGAAAGCCTCGACAAATTCACGGCTGACATCTTTGACCGTCCGGTCCATGATCTGATCTCCGCTACCGCCGCCTCGTCGTGGCGGCGTGAACGGAACATCGAGATGCCGTCCATGCAGCGGTCCCGCCTGCGCCGGGTGGCGAAGGAATACGTCCGTCCGGGCGTCCACATCGCCGACCTGCACAGCTCCCTCGTCCTGGTCCAGGAACAGCGGGCCGCGTGGTCCGACTACGCCACGACACAGCGCCATCCGGCCGTGCCGTCGGGCCTAGGGGAGATCATCGCCCTGTACCGGGAGCTGGAAGGGGAGCTGGCCGAGCTGGGCCAGGCCGTCCGGCATACCGCGGCAGGCGGCGAGCTGCACGGAACGCCGTATGAAGAACTTATGGAGCGGCTGGCGCGGCTGGTTGCCGACACCGGGACGCTAGAGACCCTGCCGGAGCGGACGCTCCTGGTGGAGAACATGCGCGAACATGGCCTCGGTGAACTCCTCGCCGATCTTGCCGAGCGCGAGGTACCCGCCGAATCGGTGGCCGCGGAGCTGGAGCTCGCATGGTGGCAGTCCGCCCTGGAAGCCATGATCAGCGGCGACGACTATCTGGCCATGTCCGACGGCGACGCCCTGCGTCAGCTCGAGGCCGAGTACCGTCTCGCGGACAACGCCCACATCGCCAGTGGTGCCGCCCGGCTGCGCTGGAAGCTGGCCGAACGCTGGCGGGCGGCTCTCGCGGAGTACCCGCGCCAGGCCGAACTGCTGCGCAGCCTGCTCAAGGACGGACGGGTCACCTTGTCCGCCCTGACCGGCCAGGCCGCGGAACTGCTGCCGATGCTGGTGCCGGTGTGGTCGGTCAGCCCCTACCTCATGACTGCGGTCTTGCCGGTGGAGCAGCGGTTCGACGCCGTTGTCATCCTCGACGCCGAGGCGACGTCGCTGCAGGCTGTCCTGCCGGCCATCGCCCGCGCCAAGCAGGTTATTGCCTTTGGCGACGACCGTATCGCCAGCCCGCGGACCTTCACCGTCGGTGTGGAGCGGCTTGCCGCCGGCGAGAGCTCCCACCAGGGGGTGGAGAGCGCCTACAAGGCGCTGGCCGCCGTGCTGCCCGTCTGGAACCTGAGAACCGTTTACCGCGCCGTGGATGAGGACCTGGTCCGGCAGCTGAGCAAGGGCTTCTACGACGGCGGACTGCGGCGCTTGCCGGAGGGCCAGTCGGCCACCGGGCTGGACCGCGCCCTCTCGGTGGAGTACCTGCCGGATGGCACGGGACTGCCCAGCGCGGACCAGGACGGTGTCGAATCGGTGGTCGCCGAGGTGAACCGCGCCGTGGAGCTTGTCTTCGAACACGCCCGGTTGCGGCCGCGGACGTCGCTCGCCGTTGTTACCGGCAGCCTGCGGCATGCAGCCCGCATCGGCGAGTCGATCCGGCTGCAGCTGCCCAACTATCCGCTGCTGGCCAGTTTCTTCACTGCCGGGGACGAATCCTTCCGGGTCGTGGACCTGGAACGCGCGCAGGGCTTGGTCCGCGACCACATTATTTTCTCTCCCGGCTACGGCCGCACCCCGCACGGGCGCGCGCTCCACAACCTGGGCCCGCTGTCCGCGGACGGCGGACGGGCCAAGTTTGCCCTCGCCATGACGAGGGCACGCCGGTCCCTGCACGTGCTCAGTTGCTTCCGTCCCGAGGACCTAGACGTGACCCGGCTGAGCCACGGCGCGGTTGACTTCTATGAGCTGCTGGATCGTGAAATCGCAGGCAACACAGATCTTGGCAGCCCGGCATCGCGGGCGGCCGCCAGCGAGCAGGCACTGGGAGCGGACCCGCTCGTGGCGGATCTCGGCGATCGGCTGCGGGCCCGCGGCGCCCGGGTCTGGCACCAGTACGACGGCGTTTTGAACATGGTGGCCGCGGCCGACCCGCTGAGCACGATCGGGCAGGACGACGCCGAGATTCCCCGTCCCGTGGCGATTGAGTCCGACGGCACCGAGCAGTACCGCCGCCTGACCGTCCGTGAACGCAGCAGGCTCCGCCCGCAGCTCCTGGAGCGGCTCGGCTGGCGCTACATGCCACTATGGACCATAGAGGTCTTCACCGATCCTTCGGCCTGTGCCGACCGGATCGGCGGATACCTGGGCCTGGAAAAGCCTGCGGTGACGCACCGGAAGCCGGCGTCGCCGGGTTTCTTCGACGACGACGTCGAGAACCTGGTCAGCGAAGCGCAGGCCTCGGAGGGGCGGGCCCCGTCCGGACGGCCGGACAGCGCGCAACAGAACAGGACGGATCAGGGCAGCAAGGAGGCCGGCGGCATGTACACAGACAGCGATAGCCGGGACAACGGCGAAGCACAGAACAACGGCGAAGCGCAGAGCAACGGCGAAGCGCAGGAGGGCGGCAGGAACGGCGCACCGCAGACGGCCGCCCCGGCGGCAGTCGCGGCCGGCGTGCTGCCGAACAAGGCCGCGGAGGACGACCCGCGGCGCTGGGGCGACGAGCCCGGCGGCTACGACCATGACTCCTGGCTTGAGGAACAGAAACCCCCGCACTGGGGCTAA
- a CDS encoding FmdB family zinc ribbon protein yields MPTYAYACKDCSHAFEIVQSFTDSSLTSCPECQGTLRKKFNSVGVVFKGSGFYRNDSRDSKGSTVAPAPAPAPAATPAPAAASASAS; encoded by the coding sequence GTGCCCACGTATGCATACGCCTGCAAGGACTGCAGCCACGCCTTCGAGATCGTGCAGTCGTTCACCGACAGCTCCCTCACGTCCTGCCCGGAGTGCCAGGGAACCCTTCGCAAGAAGTTCAACAGCGTTGGCGTCGTCTTCAAGGGATCCGGCTTCTACCGGAACGACTCCCGCGACTCCAAGGGCAGCACAGTGGCTCCGGCTCCGGCTCCCGCCCCGGCAGCAACGCCCGCGCCCGCCGCCGCTTCCGCTTCCGCAAGCTAG